One genomic window of Candidatus Kuenenia stuttgartiensis includes the following:
- the rfbD gene encoding dTDP-4-dehydrorhamnose reductase: MKILIIGSNGALGWELRNGLPHLSETEKQPLSVICASHSQIEITNASNTFEAIARTMPDVIINCAAFTDVDACETNIGKAYAVNADGAKNVALAGKNLHARVIHISTDYVFDGAKNTPYNETDLPRPLSVYGRSKRAGEEAVQEINGNYTIIRISRLYGQHKSNFVTKILHLGLEKHVVSVVTDQFGSPTYAADLVHALWYVLSLDLHGIYHIANDGICSWYEWAREIFRLSNIQVSLQSIKAEDFKRAATVPQNSSLNCTKFVQATGHKMRPWQEALEDYLKKYVLR, from the coding sequence ATGAAGATACTCATTATCGGCTCGAATGGTGCGCTGGGGTGGGAACTAAGGAATGGGTTGCCGCATCTTTCTGAAACAGAAAAACAACCCCTCTCCGTCATTTGCGCCAGTCATTCACAAATAGAAATCACCAATGCCTCAAATACTTTTGAGGCGATTGCCAGAACCATGCCAGACGTAATCATTAATTGTGCCGCATTTACCGATGTTGATGCCTGCGAAACAAACATCGGCAAGGCATATGCCGTGAATGCAGATGGAGCGAAAAACGTCGCACTGGCGGGAAAAAATCTGCATGCCCGGGTCATCCATATCAGCACTGATTATGTTTTCGATGGCGCTAAGAATACACCGTATAACGAAACAGACCTGCCTCGCCCACTTTCGGTGTATGGCAGATCGAAACGTGCAGGAGAGGAGGCAGTGCAGGAAATAAACGGCAACTATACCATTATTCGAATTTCACGGCTTTATGGACAGCATAAAAGCAATTTTGTAACAAAAATACTGCATCTCGGATTAGAAAAACATGTCGTGTCTGTAGTAACAGACCAATTTGGAAGCCCTACCTATGCCGCAGATCTTGTCCATGCTCTCTGGTATGTTCTTTCGCTTGATCTTCATGGCATTTATCACATTGCGAATGATGGCATTTGTTCTTGGTATGAGTGGGCAAGGGAAATCTTTAGATTGTCAAATATACAGGTATCTCTCCAATCCATTAAGGCAGAAGACTTTAAACGCGCAGCCACGGTACCTCAAAACTCCTCATTGAATTGTACAAAGTTTGTACAGGCAACCGGACACAAAATGAGACCATGGCAGGAAGCATTGGAAGATTATCTGAAAAAATATGTACTCCGCTAA